A genomic region of Streptomyces sp. R33 contains the following coding sequences:
- a CDS encoding MarR family winged helix-turn-helix transcriptional regulator: MSTDSPRSSDTRAEWSRAELLTRIVTESQRHYADYSLFNQAMADHVGLHPTDMQCVALLDMEPGPVSTGDIARLTGLTSGSATRLVDRLVKAGVVERHADPHDRRRSLVSLAPGARRRIGEAWETPGRAFGAVLESYSDSELAVIADYLHRAAEVGRSQAQRLNSGG, translated from the coding sequence ATGTCAACCGATTCCCCTCGTTCGAGTGACACGCGTGCCGAGTGGAGCCGCGCCGAACTGCTCACGCGCATCGTCACCGAGAGCCAGCGCCACTACGCCGACTACTCGCTCTTCAACCAGGCCATGGCCGACCACGTCGGGCTGCACCCCACCGACATGCAGTGCGTCGCCCTCCTCGACATGGAGCCCGGCCCCGTGAGCACCGGCGACATCGCCCGCCTCACCGGCCTGACCTCAGGGTCCGCCACCCGCCTCGTCGACCGGCTGGTCAAGGCCGGCGTCGTAGAGCGGCACGCCGACCCCCACGACCGCCGCCGCTCCCTCGTCTCCCTCGCCCCCGGGGCGCGCCGGCGCATCGGCGAGGCGTGGGAGACCCCGGGCCGGGCCTTCGGCGCGGTCCTGGAGAGCTACTCCGACTCCGAACTCGCGGTCATCGCCGACTACCTGCACCGCGCCGCCGAGGTCGGCCGGTCCCAGGCCCAGCGCCTCAACTCCGGCGGCTGA
- a CDS encoding NAD(P)H-binding protein, giving the protein MSILVTGARGAVARGLVPLLAARGIPHRLASREPDTPHAVHCDLTDPSTFPGALAGVRSVFLYAEAAAIGAFVKEAVSAGVEHVVLLSSSSVLGPAAAESPLSASHLAVEEALLASPLRTTLLRPGAFASNALGWAWSLKSGRAVQLPYPGAHCDPVHEADLAEAAFAVLTDPALGGRAYHLTGPHSLTFATQLAILGGVLGAPVPFESVTAEQWKSGVEGYIPGPYADALLDYWAASDGLPVEITDAVERLTGHPARSFETWAEDHAAAFHA; this is encoded by the coding sequence ATGTCGATCCTCGTCACCGGTGCCCGCGGCGCCGTCGCCCGCGGCCTCGTCCCCCTCCTCGCCGCCCGCGGCATCCCCCACCGCCTCGCCTCCCGCGAGCCGGATACGCCCCATGCCGTCCACTGCGACCTCACCGATCCGTCGACCTTTCCCGGCGCCCTGGCCGGCGTCCGGTCCGTCTTCCTCTATGCCGAGGCCGCCGCCATCGGCGCCTTCGTCAAGGAGGCCGTCAGCGCCGGAGTCGAGCACGTCGTGCTCCTGTCCTCCTCCTCGGTGCTCGGCCCCGCCGCCGCCGAGAGCCCGTTGTCCGCCTCGCATCTCGCCGTCGAGGAGGCCCTGCTGGCCTCCCCGCTGCGCACCACCCTGCTGCGTCCTGGCGCGTTCGCGAGCAACGCCCTCGGCTGGGCCTGGTCGCTGAAGTCCGGCCGCGCGGTGCAGCTGCCCTACCCGGGCGCCCACTGCGACCCGGTCCATGAGGCCGACCTCGCCGAGGCCGCCTTCGCCGTCCTCACCGACCCCGCCCTCGGTGGCCGCGCGTACCACCTGACCGGCCCGCACTCCCTGACCTTCGCGACCCAACTGGCCATACTCGGCGGGGTGCTCGGTGCCCCCGTGCCCTTCGAGTCCGTCACCGCCGAGCAGTGGAAGTCCGGGGTCGAGGGCTACATACCCGGCCCCTATGCCGATGCGCTCCTCGACTACTGGGCCGCGAGCGACGGTCTCCCGGTCGAGATCACCGACGCCGTCGAGCGCCTCACCGGCCACCCGGCCCGCTCCTTCGAAACCTGGGCCGAGGACCACGCGGCCGCTTTCCACGCCTGA
- the orn gene encoding oligoribonuclease, with amino-acid sequence MNDRMVWIDCEMTGLSLTDDALIEVAALVTDSELNVLGEGVDLVIRPPDAALETMPDVVREMHTASGLLDELAAGITLADAEAQVLAYVREHVKEPRKAPLCGNSVGTDRGFLLRDMPALESHLHYRIVDVSSVKELARRWYPRAYFNSPPKTGNHRALADIKESIAELRYYREAVFVPQPGPDSDTARAIAAKHTLSAE; translated from the coding sequence ATGAACGATCGCATGGTGTGGATCGACTGCGAGATGACCGGGCTCTCGTTGACGGACGACGCACTTATCGAGGTGGCCGCACTGGTCACCGACTCGGAGCTCAACGTGCTCGGCGAAGGCGTGGACCTCGTGATCCGCCCGCCGGACGCGGCCCTGGAGACCATGCCCGACGTGGTGCGCGAGATGCACACCGCCTCAGGACTGCTCGACGAGCTGGCCGCCGGGATCACCCTCGCGGACGCCGAGGCGCAGGTCCTGGCATACGTACGGGAACACGTGAAGGAGCCCCGCAAGGCTCCGCTCTGCGGGAACTCGGTCGGCACCGACCGCGGCTTCCTGCTGCGTGACATGCCCGCACTGGAGAGCCACCTGCACTACCGGATCGTGGACGTGTCCTCGGTCAAGGAGCTGGCGCGCCGCTGGTACCCGCGGGCCTACTTCAACAGCCCGCCGAAGACCGGCAACCACCGGGCGCTCGCGGACATCAAGGAATCCATCGCCGAGCTGCGCTACTACCGGGAGGCGGTCTTCGTTCCGCAGCCCGGGCCCGACTCGGACACCGCCCGGGCCATCGCCGCCAAGCACACCCTGTCCGCCGAATAG
- a CDS encoding helix-turn-helix domain-containing protein, translating to MSQDSTAVVADAGRKLAGRRRREIVAVLLFSGGPIFESSIPLSVFGIDRQDAGVPRYRLLVCAGEDGPLRTTGGLELTAPYGLEAIARAGTVVVPAWRSITSPPPPEALDALRLAHEEGARIVGLCTGAFVLAAAGLLDGRPATTHWMYAPTLAKRYPSVHVDPRELFVDDGDVLTSAGTAAGIDLCLHIVRTDHGSEAAGALARRLVVPPRRTGGQERYLDRSLPEEIGADPLAEVVAWALEHLHEQFDVETLAARAYMSRRTFDRRFRSLTGSAPLQWLITQRVLQAQRLLETSDYSVDEVAGRCGFRSPVALRGHFRRQLGSSPAAYRSAYRARRPQADVAQVAEIQGSPVPHQRTPQPQRAAAALAAAGPTVTELYAPNRVLREHA from the coding sequence ATGAGCCAGGATTCCACCGCCGTCGTCGCGGACGCCGGCAGGAAGCTCGCGGGGCGTCGCCGCAGGGAGATCGTCGCGGTGCTGCTGTTCAGCGGCGGGCCGATCTTCGAGAGCTCCATTCCACTTTCCGTGTTCGGCATCGACCGGCAGGACGCGGGAGTTCCACGCTATCGACTGCTCGTCTGCGCCGGGGAGGACGGTCCGCTGCGGACCACCGGCGGACTCGAGCTCACCGCGCCGTACGGGTTGGAGGCGATCGCCCGGGCAGGCACGGTCGTCGTTCCGGCCTGGCGCTCGATCACTTCACCGCCGCCTCCGGAGGCGCTCGACGCACTGCGTCTGGCGCACGAGGAGGGCGCCCGGATCGTCGGACTGTGCACGGGGGCCTTCGTGCTCGCCGCCGCCGGTCTGCTGGACGGCCGGCCCGCGACGACGCACTGGATGTACGCGCCGACGCTGGCCAAGCGGTACCCGTCCGTCCATGTCGATCCGCGCGAGCTGTTCGTCGACGACGGCGACGTGCTGACGTCCGCGGGCACCGCGGCCGGAATCGACCTGTGCCTGCACATCGTGCGCACGGACCACGGCAGCGAGGCGGCCGGGGCACTGGCCCGCCGGCTCGTCGTCCCGCCGCGCCGCACGGGCGGCCAGGAACGCTATCTCGACCGGTCGCTGCCGGAGGAGATCGGTGCCGACCCGCTGGCCGAGGTCGTCGCCTGGGCGCTGGAGCACCTCCACGAGCAGTTCGACGTGGAGACGCTCGCCGCCCGCGCGTACATGAGCCGGCGCACGTTCGACCGGCGCTTCCGCTCGCTGACCGGCAGCGCGCCGCTGCAGTGGCTGATCACCCAGCGGGTGCTCCAGGCGCAGCGGCTGCTGGAGACCTCCGACTACTCGGTCGACGAGGTCGCCGGGCGCTGCGGGTTCCGCTCGCCGGTCGCCCTGCGCGGGCACTTCCGGCGCCAGCTGGGGTCCTCCCCCGCCGCCTACCGCTCGGCCTACCGGGCACGCCGGCCGCAGGCCGACGTGGCCCAGGTGGCCGAGATCCAGGGGTCCCCGGTACCGCACCAGCGCACTCCGCAGCCCCAGCGGGCCGCGGCGGCCCTGGCCGCGGCCGGCCCGACGGTGACGGAGCTGTACGCACCGAACCGGGTCCTGCGCGAGCACGCGTAG
- a CDS encoding universal stress protein, translating to MAGHELPEPADRKRKPLADHASSDLRAAEQARHPCDPAFRHGVVVGFDGSTSSERALAYAIGMARRSGSGLIIVHVANRLPTTVWAGCEPPVFVDVPDHRTEVLGLELACADYLAEVPWILVERGGDICHELEEVGREYSADAIVVGSTHGIVGRIFGSVAGRLAKRAQRPVVVIP from the coding sequence ATGGCCGGTCACGAACTCCCCGAACCCGCGGACCGCAAGCGCAAACCCCTCGCCGATCACGCGTCGAGCGATCTGCGCGCGGCGGAACAGGCACGTCATCCCTGCGACCCGGCCTTCCGGCACGGGGTCGTGGTGGGGTTCGACGGCTCCACGTCCAGTGAGCGCGCCCTGGCGTACGCGATCGGGATGGCCCGCAGGTCCGGATCCGGCCTGATCATCGTGCACGTGGCCAACCGGCTGCCCACCACCGTGTGGGCCGGCTGCGAGCCGCCCGTCTTCGTGGACGTACCGGACCACCGCACCGAGGTGCTGGGGCTGGAACTCGCCTGCGCGGACTATCTGGCCGAGGTGCCGTGGATCCTGGTGGAGCGGGGCGGGGACATCTGCCACGAGCTGGAGGAGGTCGGCCGGGAGTACTCGGCGGACGCCATCGTGGTCGGCTCCACGCACGGGATCGTGGGCCGGATCTTCGGGTCCGTGGCGGGCCGGCTGGCCAAGCGCGCACAGCGACCGGTCGTTGTCATTCCGTAA
- a CDS encoding GPR1/FUN34/YaaH family transporter, whose product MDNGVSAGSTASTSTLGNIALGLTLLAFGIGHTAIVSGVSVANSVSLATYVGGLALFVLGVLEFRGGNGFNGTAFAGLGAFWFTWAAGADGKVSAHAAGLFLVLFALLALTLTVSASSGLFGQGAYALLTLSLLLLAVGSFADSGGLAKVAGWVAAVSGLLFWYGATAALAHWPTALGKASGRGAVAAG is encoded by the coding sequence GTGGACAATGGTGTCTCTGCGGGAAGCACGGCCTCGACTTCGACCCTCGGGAACATAGCCCTGGGTCTCACCCTTCTCGCATTCGGTATCGGCCACACCGCCATCGTCAGCGGAGTGTCCGTCGCCAACTCCGTGTCACTCGCGACCTACGTCGGCGGTCTCGCCCTGTTCGTCCTCGGAGTCCTCGAATTCCGCGGCGGCAACGGCTTCAACGGCACCGCGTTCGCGGGCCTCGGCGCCTTCTGGTTCACCTGGGCCGCGGGGGCGGACGGAAAGGTTTCGGCACACGCCGCCGGACTGTTCCTGGTCCTCTTCGCCCTGCTCGCGCTGACCCTCACGGTCAGTGCCTCGAGCGGACTGTTCGGTCAGGGCGCGTACGCCCTGCTCACCCTCTCCCTGCTGCTCCTCGCGGTCGGCTCCTTCGCCGACAGCGGCGGCCTCGCCAAGGTCGCCGGCTGGGTGGCCGCGGTCTCCGGGCTGCTGTTCTGGTACGGCGCCACCGCGGCGCTGGCCCACTGGCCCACCGCATTGGGCAAGGCGTCGGGCCGGGGCGCGGTCGCCGCGGGCTGA
- the glmS gene encoding glutamine--fructose-6-phosphate transaminase (isomerizing), with protein MCGIVGYIGKRDVAPLLLEGLQRLEYRGYDSAGIVVNSPKSPALKVVKAKGRVRELESRVPKRFAGTTGIAHTRWATHGAPSDVNSHPHLDPEGKVAVVHNGIVDNAAELRAKLEAEGVAFVSETDTEVIVHLVARSQADTLEEKVREAVKAIEGTYGIAVMHADFADRIVVARNGSPVILGIGEKEMLVASDVAALIAHTRQVVTLGDGEMATLKADDFRTYTTSGTKTTATPETVEWEAASYDMGGHDTYMHKEISEQPDAVDRVLRGRIDDRFNTVHLGGLNLDPREARGIRRVKILGCGTSYHAGLIGAGLIESMARIPADAEPASEFRYRNPVVDPDTLYIAVSQSGETYDVLAAVQELKRKGARVLGVVNVVGSAIAREADGGVYVHAGPEVCVVSTKCFTNTVVAFALLAVHLGRIRDLSVTDGKRIIEGLRKLPEQIQEILEGEEDIKKLAAEYAEAKSMMFIGRVRGYPVALEASLKLKEISYIHAEAYPASELKHGPLALIEPAMPTVAIVPDDDLLEKNRAALEEIKARSGRILAVAHREQEKADHTILVPKNEDELDPILMGIPLQLLAYHTALALGRDIDKPRNLAKSVTVE; from the coding sequence ATGTGCGGAATCGTGGGTTACATCGGCAAGCGTGACGTGGCACCGCTGCTGCTGGAAGGCCTGCAGCGACTGGAGTACCGCGGATACGACTCCGCGGGCATCGTCGTCAACAGCCCGAAGTCCCCCGCGCTCAAGGTGGTCAAGGCCAAGGGCCGGGTCCGCGAGCTGGAGTCCCGGGTCCCCAAGCGCTTCGCGGGCACCACCGGCATCGCCCACACCCGCTGGGCCACCCACGGCGCGCCGAGCGACGTCAACTCGCACCCGCACCTGGACCCCGAGGGCAAGGTCGCGGTCGTCCACAACGGCATCGTCGACAACGCCGCCGAGCTCCGCGCCAAGCTGGAGGCCGAGGGCGTCGCCTTCGTCTCGGAGACCGACACCGAGGTGATCGTCCACCTGGTCGCCCGCTCCCAGGCCGACACCCTGGAGGAGAAGGTCCGCGAGGCCGTCAAGGCGATCGAGGGCACCTACGGCATCGCCGTCATGCACGCCGACTTCGCCGACCGCATCGTCGTGGCCCGCAACGGCTCGCCCGTCATCCTCGGCATCGGCGAGAAGGAGATGCTCGTCGCCTCCGACGTGGCCGCGCTGATCGCCCACACCCGCCAGGTCGTGACCCTGGGCGACGGCGAGATGGCCACCCTCAAGGCCGACGACTTCCGCACCTACACCACCAGCGGTACGAAGACCACCGCCACCCCCGAGACCGTGGAGTGGGAGGCCGCCTCGTACGACATGGGCGGCCACGACACGTACATGCACAAGGAGATCTCCGAGCAGCCCGACGCGGTCGACCGCGTGCTGCGCGGCCGGATCGACGACCGCTTCAACACCGTGCACCTGGGCGGCCTGAACCTGGACCCGCGCGAGGCGCGCGGCATCCGCCGGGTCAAGATCCTGGGCTGCGGCACCTCGTACCACGCGGGCCTGATCGGCGCCGGCCTCATCGAGAGCATGGCCCGCATCCCCGCGGACGCCGAGCCGGCCTCCGAGTTCCGCTACCGCAACCCGGTCGTGGACCCCGACACGCTCTACATCGCAGTCTCGCAGTCCGGTGAGACGTACGACGTGCTCGCCGCCGTGCAGGAGCTCAAGCGCAAGGGCGCCCGCGTCCTCGGCGTCGTCAACGTGGTGGGCTCCGCGATCGCCCGCGAGGCCGACGGCGGCGTGTACGTGCACGCCGGCCCCGAGGTCTGCGTCGTCTCCACCAAGTGCTTCACCAACACGGTCGTGGCCTTCGCGCTGCTCGCCGTGCACCTGGGCCGGATCCGGGACCTGTCGGTCACCGACGGCAAGCGGATCATCGAGGGCCTGCGCAAGCTGCCCGAGCAGATCCAGGAGATCCTCGAGGGCGAAGAGGACATCAAGAAGCTGGCGGCCGAGTACGCCGAGGCCAAGTCGATGATGTTCATCGGCCGGGTCCGCGGCTACCCGGTGGCCCTGGAGGCCTCCCTCAAGCTGAAGGAGATCTCCTACATCCACGCCGAGGCCTACCCGGCCTCCGAGCTCAAGCACGGGCCGCTCGCGCTCATCGAGCCGGCGATGCCGACGGTCGCGATCGTCCCGGACGACGACCTGCTGGAGAAGAACCGCGCGGCGCTGGAGGAGATCAAGGCCCGCAGCGGCCGGATCCTTGCCGTCGCCCACCGCGAGCAGGAGAAGGCCGACCACACCATCCTCGTACCCAAGAACGAGGACGAGCTGGACCCGATCCTGATGGGCATCCCGCTCCAGCTGCTGGCGTACCACACGGCCCTGGCCCTGGGCCGGGACATCGACAAGCCGCGCAACCTGGCGAAGTCGGTCACCGTCGAGTAG
- a CDS encoding DUF4429 domain-containing protein, with amino-acid sequence MAEIIQKDGTWTFDGDAVRIVPGRDKGVGLLRQTLGEVVVPLRALAGVSYEPGRKTGRLRLKLRDGADPLLQVTGGRLPDASDPYRLTVEADRTGVAEYFVDEVRNALLLDQVDPGPADAYLLPGPAVPITVAAGDGTVAFDGDRVGLDWNWTTEEAKSSGGPREFRVADLRAVEWSPSKGLDNGWIRFTLAGAPAAPAPKYDPYTVELFGFKKDPLMALVAAAVAVRMPHPRGASAPAEAATVLSAAPVPELAASAPEPTAPEDHDALLRRLRELGDLHQGGILTAEEFAAAKQAVLRRF; translated from the coding sequence ATGGCGGAAATCATCCAGAAGGACGGCACATGGACCTTCGACGGGGACGCGGTGCGTATCGTGCCCGGCCGCGACAAGGGGGTGGGGCTGCTGCGCCAGACGCTGGGCGAAGTGGTCGTACCGCTGCGCGCGCTCGCCGGGGTCAGTTACGAACCGGGCCGCAAGACGGGCCGGTTGCGGCTGAAGCTGCGTGACGGCGCCGACCCGCTGCTCCAGGTGACGGGCGGGCGGCTGCCGGATGCCTCCGACCCGTACCGGCTGACCGTGGAGGCGGACCGGACGGGAGTGGCGGAGTACTTCGTGGACGAGGTCCGCAATGCGCTGCTGCTGGACCAGGTCGACCCCGGCCCGGCGGACGCGTACCTGCTGCCGGGGCCGGCCGTGCCGATCACGGTGGCCGCGGGGGACGGGACGGTGGCCTTCGACGGGGACCGGGTGGGGCTGGACTGGAACTGGACGACGGAGGAGGCCAAGAGCTCGGGCGGTCCGCGCGAGTTCCGGGTCGCGGACCTGCGGGCGGTGGAGTGGTCCCCCTCGAAGGGCCTGGACAACGGATGGATCCGGTTCACGCTGGCGGGCGCTCCGGCGGCTCCGGCACCCAAGTACGACCCGTACACGGTGGAGCTGTTCGGTTTCAAGAAGGACCCGCTGATGGCGCTGGTGGCGGCGGCCGTGGCGGTGCGGATGCCCCATCCCCGGGGCGCGTCGGCGCCGGCCGAGGCCGCCACGGTCCTGTCCGCGGCGCCGGTGCCGGAGCTCGCGGCCTCGGCGCCCGAGCCGACGGCCCCCGAGGACCACGACGCGCTGCTGCGCCGGCTGCGCGAGCTCGGCGATCTGCATCAGGGGGGCATCCTCACGGCCGAGGAGTTCGCCGCAGCCAAGCAGGCCGTTTTGCGCCGGTTCTAA
- a CDS encoding beta-N-acetylhexosaminidase: protein MRVLRRTLGTLLVLGAAVSCATSPGDDARAGDERPALLAPYEQLLPSPASLRAEGPGYAVGAGTVVRTGASGGEEVRRVGELLAEQLRGPSGLPLPVVDGADGDGIRLRLDEQAEGVGAEGYRLESGPSGVTLTARTPAGLFHAGQTLRQLLPVAGPGTVPGGEITDAPRFAYRGAMLDIARHHFTAEQVKRYVDQLAQYKVNTLHLHLTDDQGWRIAIDSWPRLAEYGGGSEVGGGPGGHWTKDQYRDLVAYAAQRYVDVVPEIDMPGHVNAALASYAELNCDGKARERYTGIKVGFSSLCVGKERTYEFIDEVLGELAELTPGRYLHIGGDEALSTPAADYAAFMDRAQQVVARHGKTVVAWHQLATARPAPGAVLQYWGHDRTGAAEKAAVATAAKAGHPLILSPADRLYLDMKYDLTTKPGLAWAGFVPVRRAYDWNPGAYLTGVPESAVLGVEAPLWTETIATRPDLEFMAFPRVLGLAELGWSPGPGNWTDYRRRLAAQGPRLDAQDITYYRAPDVPWP, encoded by the coding sequence ATGAGAGTCCTGCGACGCACGCTCGGCACCCTCCTCGTCCTCGGCGCGGCCGTCTCCTGCGCCACGTCCCCCGGCGACGACGCCAGAGCCGGGGACGAGCGCCCCGCCCTCCTCGCGCCCTACGAGCAGCTCCTGCCGTCGCCCGCCTCCCTACGCGCCGAAGGCCCCGGGTACGCCGTCGGGGCGGGCACGGTCGTCCGTACCGGCGCGAGCGGCGGCGAGGAGGTCCGCCGGGTCGGCGAGCTCCTCGCCGAGCAGCTCAGGGGCCCCAGCGGGCTCCCGCTGCCGGTGGTCGACGGGGCCGACGGCGACGGGATCCGGCTGCGCCTCGACGAGCAGGCCGAGGGCGTCGGCGCCGAGGGGTACCGGCTGGAGTCCGGCCCGAGCGGGGTCACGCTGACCGCCCGGACCCCGGCGGGGCTCTTCCACGCCGGGCAGACGCTGCGGCAGCTGCTGCCGGTGGCCGGTCCCGGCACGGTGCCCGGCGGCGAGATCACCGACGCGCCGCGCTTCGCGTACCGGGGCGCCATGCTGGACATCGCCCGCCACCACTTCACGGCCGAGCAGGTCAAGCGGTACGTCGACCAGCTCGCCCAGTACAAGGTCAACACGCTGCACCTGCACCTGACCGACGACCAGGGCTGGCGGATCGCGATCGACTCCTGGCCGCGGCTGGCGGAGTACGGCGGCGGCAGCGAGGTCGGCGGCGGGCCGGGCGGCCACTGGACGAAGGACCAGTACCGGGACCTCGTGGCGTACGCGGCGCAGCGGTACGTGGACGTGGTCCCGGAGATCGACATGCCGGGGCACGTGAACGCCGCCCTGGCCTCGTACGCGGAGCTGAACTGCGACGGGAAGGCGCGCGAGCGCTACACCGGGATCAAGGTCGGCTTCAGCTCGCTGTGCGTAGGCAAGGAGCGGACGTACGAGTTCATCGACGAGGTGCTCGGCGAGCTGGCGGAGCTGACGCCGGGCCGCTACCTGCACATCGGCGGCGACGAGGCGCTCTCGACGCCGGCGGCGGACTACGCGGCGTTCATGGACCGGGCCCAGCAGGTGGTGGCACGCCACGGCAAGACGGTGGTGGCCTGGCACCAGCTGGCGACGGCCCGCCCGGCGCCGGGGGCGGTGCTCCAGTACTGGGGCCACGACCGGACCGGGGCCGCCGAGAAGGCGGCGGTGGCCACGGCGGCGAAGGCGGGCCACCCGCTGATCCTGTCGCCGGCAGACCGGCTGTACCTGGACATGAAGTACGACCTGACGACCAAGCCGGGACTGGCCTGGGCGGGCTTCGTCCCGGTGCGCAGGGCCTACGACTGGAACCCAGGTGCGTACCTGACGGGCGTCCCGGAGTCCGCGGTCCTGGGCGTGGAGGCCCCGCTCTGGACGGAGACCATCGCCACCCGCCCGGACCTGGAGTTCATGGCCTTCCCCCGGGTCCTGGGCCTCGCGGAACTCGGCTGGAGCCCGGGCCCGGGGAACTGGACCGACTACCGCCGGCGCCTGGCGGCCCAGGGCCCGAGGCTGGACGCCCAGGACATCACGTACTACCGGGCCCCGGACGTGCCCTGGCCGTAG
- a CDS encoding IucA/IucC family siderophore biosynthesis protein has product MSLADAISHLSPELWARANRALVRKALAEFSHERLLSPKPLGGSAYSVLSDDGTVEYRFTAALHALDHWAVDEASVTRHRDGAELPLDAIDFHIELKDSLGLSAEVLPVYLEEISSTLAGSGFKYTKPEVPAAVLAKSSFQDIETGMTEGHPCFVANNGRLGFGVHEYLSYAPETASPVHLVWVAARKDVSTFTAGAGLDHDSFLREELGEAAVAGFEAKLSALDLDPADYHFLPVHPWQWWNKTTVTFAAEIANRRLVLLGEGEDAYLAQQSIRTFFNTTTPAKHYVKTAISVLNMGFMRGLSAAYMEATPAINDWLHQLIEGDEVLQSVDFSIIRERAAIGYHHRQYERATDRYSPYRKMLAALWRESPVEHLREGERLATMASLLHVDSEGKSFVGALIEESGLTPSQWLKPYLRAYLLPLLHCFYQYDLAYMPHGENTILVIENGVVKRAIFKDIAEEIVVMDPDAVLPPAVERVRADIPEDMKLLSVFTDVFDCFFRFLGSILVTEGICEEDTFWRAVADCGHAYQESMPQLAERFERYDLFAEEFQLSCLNRLQLRNNKQMVDLSDPSAALQLIGTLKNPVAPYASRR; this is encoded by the coding sequence ATGAGCCTCGCCGATGCGATCTCGCACCTCTCCCCCGAACTGTGGGCCCGCGCGAACCGCGCACTGGTCCGCAAGGCCCTGGCGGAGTTCTCGCACGAGCGCCTGCTGTCCCCGAAGCCGCTCGGCGGCTCGGCGTACTCGGTCCTGAGCGACGACGGCACCGTGGAGTACCGCTTCACCGCGGCCCTGCACGCCCTGGACCACTGGGCGGTCGACGAGGCCTCCGTCACCCGCCACCGGGACGGCGCCGAGCTGCCCCTGGACGCGATCGACTTCCACATCGAGCTGAAGGACTCCCTCGGCCTGAGCGCCGAGGTCCTGCCGGTGTACCTGGAGGAGATCTCCTCCACCCTGGCGGGCTCGGGCTTCAAGTACACGAAGCCCGAGGTCCCGGCCGCCGTCCTGGCGAAGTCCTCGTTCCAGGACATCGAGACGGGCATGACCGAGGGCCACCCCTGCTTCGTCGCCAACAACGGCCGTCTCGGCTTCGGCGTGCACGAGTACCTCTCCTACGCCCCGGAGACGGCGAGCCCCGTCCACCTGGTGTGGGTGGCGGCCCGCAAGGACGTCTCGACGTTCACGGCCGGCGCCGGCCTCGACCACGACTCGTTCCTGCGCGAGGAGCTGGGCGAAGCCGCCGTCGCGGGGTTCGAGGCCAAGCTGTCCGCCCTGGACCTGGACCCGGCCGACTACCACTTCCTGCCGGTGCACCCCTGGCAGTGGTGGAACAAGACCACGGTCACCTTCGCGGCCGAGATCGCGAACCGCCGTCTGGTGCTGCTCGGCGAGGGCGAGGACGCGTACCTGGCCCAGCAGTCGATCCGTACGTTCTTCAACACCACGACGCCGGCGAAGCACTACGTGAAGACCGCCATCTCGGTCCTCAACATGGGCTTCATGCGCGGCCTGTCGGCGGCCTACATGGAGGCCACCCCGGCGATCAACGACTGGCTGCACCAGCTGATCGAGGGCGACGAGGTCCTGCAGTCGGTGGACTTCTCGATCATCCGCGAGCGCGCGGCCATCGGCTACCACCACCGCCAGTACGAGCGCGCCACCGACCGCTACTCGCCGTACCGCAAGATGCTGGCCGCCCTGTGGCGGGAGTCCCCGGTCGAGCACCTGCGGGAGGGCGAGCGCCTGGCGACGATGGCCTCGCTGCTGCACGTCGACTCCGAGGGCAAGTCCTTCGTCGGCGCGCTGATCGAGGAGTCGGGCCTCACCCCGTCGCAGTGGCTGAAGCCGTACCTGAGGGCCTACCTCCTCCCGCTCCTGCACTGCTTCTACCAGTACGACCTCGCGTACATGCCGCACGGCGAGAACACCATCCTCGTCATCGAGAACGGCGTGGTGAAGCGGGCGATCTTCAAGGACATCGCCGAGGAGATCGTGGTCATGGACCCCGACGCGGTGCTCCCGCCGGCCGTCGAGCGCGTCCGGGCCGACATCCCGGAGGACATGAAGCTCCTGTCGGTCTTCACGGACGTCTTCGACTGCTTCTTCCGCTTCCTGGGCTCGATCCTCGTCACGGAGGGCATCTGCGAGGAGGACACCTTCTGGCGGGCGGTCGCGGACTGCGGCCACGCCTACCAGGAGTCGATGCCGCAGCTCGCGGAGCGGTTCGAGCGGTACGACCTGTTCGCCGAGGAGTTCCAGCTGTCCTGCCTGAACCGGCTCCAGCTGCGCAACAACAAGCAGATGGTGGACCTTTCCGACCCGTCGGCCGCCCTCCAGCTGATCGGCACCCTCAAGAACCCCGTCGCGCCTTACGCATCGCGACGGTGA